The Methanosarcina barkeri str. Wiesmoor genomic interval AAAAACCAAATGTAACTATTCAGATACCTTAAAATGAGTAAAATGGTGTTGATTCAGGTTATTGAGTTCTATATAATTAGGAGCTTGCAGTAAAAATAAAAACAATAGCATTTGGGATCAGTTTATAAAATACAATAATGTATATTGTATATAAAAGACCATGTAAATTATAGCTTTTGGCCTTAATTACAGCAAAAAAAGTGAAAAGTTACTTTTGTAATTTATTTTTCTATTTTTGCTTCACTTATGCGCTGTTTCGGGCTATAATTTACCGGGTAAGTTGGAAAACTAATCCTACTTTCCTTTCTCTTTTGAGAACAAGTCCCCAGGCTCCCCCAAGAAACAAGCTCATCTCCAGAAGAAAAATCCATGAAATTACCTATTTCAGCAAGTAGAATTGCTGAACCAAGTTTTCCGATATCGAAAACTGATATTAAACTTCCCATTTCACGCTTACAGTTCCTATAAAAACTATGAGTATCAGACAGATCTGGAGCCTTATTGCAGCACTTTGAGAGACTTCTAGATCAAAAATTCTTTTATCTGATCATTTTTTACGAATATTTTGAGAAAGACTCTCTACGATCTGACCAACAGTCTTACCTGAAGAGATTCATAACAAGATCCTGCTGCCATTCTTGCCAAAAATATCCTTCATCACATCCTTTAGATCAAATATTTCAGGTGCGAGAACTGAGTGAGCCATTATAGTAATCCAATTCAAGCTCATTTCCAAAATTCGTACCATTTCTTTTCTGGTACCTGGGGATCAGGCAGCTACTTGACAATAATATTCTAAAGGAATCAACTGCAGGTGCAGCAAGCTCTTTTTCCAGAGCAATGAGTCGCACACAGCCTTACTACCGCATTTTCTTGTCATGGACAAACTAAGTTAGTTAATCATGTAGAGCTTCAGAACATTTGATCGTGATGGGAATTTGCCGTATATCATTAGATATATTGGTTAATGTGAAATTATATTATAAAAGAATATTATTACAGATTAATATCTAATTTTAACTTATTTTTCTCATAACTCTTTACGTCTCTTGCTCTCATTTTGCTTGGGAAATGGACTAAAACAGAAATTTTTTTTGCTTAGGAAATATATTTGCTTAGGAAATTACACAAAGATACAAATAATGCTTAAGGACACTTATATAAAACTACTTTATGGAGGGCTGAAGATCACCAAACAGGTTAGCTTATCAGAGATTGTAAACTTTGAAAAGAGCTTATTTAAGGATAAAACAACAGTAAAACCTAATTATGAATTAAAAGGAATTGAAGAAATCCTGCACCGAAATGAAGAAATTCGCCTTTTCTATGAGTATATGAAAGACATATTTAGAGAAATACCAGTGTCACCTGGTAACGTATTTATATATGGCAAGCCTGGACTTGGTAAAACCATAATAACTAAATGGTGCATGACTGAAGTAATAAAATTAGCAGACATTCAGAACAAAAATCTATGTGTTATTAATATAAATTGCGAGAAAATAAAAAGTGAACATGCTGTTTTACAAATACTTAACGAAAAGATACCCATACCTGAAGGCGAAAAAAGAAAGTCCATAGGTAATTCTTTGTCCAAAAATAATCGGTATTTTACTCACCTTGTCAATCATTATAACGGTATGATCATAATTGTATTCGATGAACTAGATAAAGCAACTAAGCCTGAGATGATAAATAATATAATAAGAACTAAGTCAGAACTAACAGGACAATATCCCTGTGTTGTCTGTATTACTAATAATTTAAACCTTATAGACACTTTTCCACCACATTTACAGAATACACTAGGTCAACAGGAACTTATAATAAACCCTTATGACGCAGAACAATTACAGGACATACTTAATGCAAGAGTTAAAACTGCATTTAAACCCAATACCGTTGAAGAACTGGTTGTCCCGTTATGCGCAGCTTTTGCGGCTCAGGAAAATGGTGATGCCCGAAAAGCTATTGAATTATTAAGAGTGGCAGGAGAAATTGCTGAAGCAAAAGGCAATCCAGTTGTTGTAGAGCAAGATGTTAGAGAAGCTAAAGACAAAATTGAATTAAATAAAATAATAGAAGCTACCAAAAAATTACCAACTCAACATAAAATAGCATTATTAGCCTGTATTTATGTGTTTAATTCCAGTATAGAATGTAATATGAAATATATTTATACAATTTATAAAAGACT includes:
- a CDS encoding Cdc6/Cdc18 family protein; this encodes MLKDTYIKLLYGGLKITKQVSLSEIVNFEKSLFKDKTTVKPNYELKGIEEILHRNEEIRLFYEYMKDIFREIPVSPGNVFIYGKPGLGKTIITKWCMTEVIKLADIQNKNLCVININCEKIKSEHAVLQILNEKIPIPEGEKRKSIGNSLSKNNRYFTHLVNHYNGMIIIVFDELDKATKPEMINNIIRTKSELTGQYPCVVCITNNLNLIDTFPPHLQNTLGQQELIINPYDAEQLQDILNARVKTAFKPNTVEELVVPLCAAFAAQENGDARKAIELLRVAGEIAEAKGNPVVVEQDVREAKDKIELNKIIEATKKLPTQHKIALLACIYVFNSSIECNMKYIYTIYKRLCEYIDADILTQRRISDLLKELDQLGIIEGENFWKGKYGRKKIITKIAFQSLIKETLFEDNRLEPFADISPSKFFFPQNSIAKK